Proteins encoded together in one Ignavibacteriales bacterium window:
- a CDS encoding PD40 domain-containing protein: MKIKIIIIISFLVNIFCASSPAQDASFGKNKVQYKNFDWYFIQSVHFDVYFSQGGKELAYVAADIAESSYYSISKSFRYQIPDRIPLVIYNSHNDFQQTNVVSEYMEEGIGGVTELFKNRVVIPFEGDYKKFRHVIHHELVHAVLNEMFYGGSLQSIISNNITLQLPMWFNEGLAEYEALKWDTDSDMFLRDATVHEYLPKIDQLYGYFAYRGGQSVWNYIAAKYGEQKIAEILTRIKGSRSVDQGLRNSIGLNVEELSERWQKEQKVLYWPDIAKRKEPTDYARRLTDHRKDGSFYNTSPAISPKGDRLAFISNRDDYFDVFVMNTIDGTIDQKLIKGQRTPNFEELHLLTPGMSWSPDGKYLALATKTGARDAVIIINVETGSEEKIEFDLDGIFSIDWSPIQKDSIHQRGKVSFIGMQENHSDLFVYDLDLKELINLTNDVFSDGDPSWSADGSIIYFSSDRDAEIFSDQQTNKINIYKPNFGQKEIYAIKILTRQIKRITDLPNSDETSPCASPDGNYLLFISDQNGINNIYTQNIKNDSSYAITNSLSGVYQLSLSRDGNKLAFSSLSNAGFDLFLMRSPFEQPTYSSALEQTEFFRRLTAKPTDIEKQSTRQPDIKLADDVIIKLDRKDSVETFDVEGGKLELKNYIFNDIYRDRGAKISDSSATRVITNNLDSLGQFRVNKYKINFSPDIIYGNAGYNTFYGVQGSTIMAFSDMLGDHQFYLLLDLQFGLANSNYALAYFYLPKRIDYGLQGYHNVGFLDLFDKTTENYYRYRFRNYGLTGVATYPFNKFDRVDLGLSWMNLTRNNLSLAEAVVQKRTLIVPSVGYVHDNSLWGLIAPANGERYAINVMASPKINSSSLGFVSVTADYRRYIRLGRNYTLALRLAGGGSFGKDPQRFVLGGVSNWLNWRVENNQIPITEAEDFVFLTYGVPLRGYNYNKTVGTKYGMMNTELRFPLFGYFAAGPIPVFFQSFSGALFLDIGGAYRWRKDFKAFDKDLNGNTYMRDLLAGTGYGVRMIFLGFLLKMDVAWSFNLQQTSTPQYYFSLGADI; the protein is encoded by the coding sequence ATGAAAATCAAAATCATTATAATCATATCATTCCTCGTGAACATTTTTTGCGCCTCATCTCCGGCACAGGATGCCTCGTTCGGGAAAAATAAAGTTCAGTACAAAAACTTTGATTGGTACTTCATTCAATCGGTTCATTTCGACGTTTATTTCTCGCAAGGTGGAAAAGAGCTTGCCTATGTAGCAGCCGATATCGCCGAGTCTTCTTATTACTCTATAAGCAAATCATTCAGGTATCAAATACCCGATCGGATACCGTTGGTGATCTATAATTCACATAACGATTTTCAGCAGACGAATGTAGTGAGTGAATATATGGAAGAAGGAATCGGCGGCGTTACGGAACTGTTCAAAAACAGAGTTGTCATTCCGTTTGAAGGAGATTACAAAAAGTTTCGGCACGTAATCCACCATGAACTTGTGCACGCCGTTCTGAACGAAATGTTTTACGGCGGTTCGCTCCAATCGATCATTTCCAACAATATCACGCTGCAATTACCGATGTGGTTTAACGAGGGGTTGGCGGAATATGAAGCGCTGAAATGGGACACAGATTCCGATATGTTTTTAAGAGATGCCACCGTACACGAATATTTGCCGAAGATCGATCAATTGTACGGATACTTCGCGTATCGCGGCGGGCAATCGGTTTGGAATTACATTGCTGCCAAATACGGTGAGCAAAAGATCGCCGAGATATTAACGAGAATAAAAGGGTCGCGAAGCGTGGATCAGGGATTGAGAAACTCGATCGGCTTGAATGTTGAAGAACTTTCGGAGCGCTGGCAAAAAGAACAAAAAGTATTGTACTGGCCCGATATTGCCAAGCGTAAAGAACCGACAGATTACGCCCGACGGCTTACAGATCACCGCAAGGACGGCAGCTTTTATAACACTAGTCCCGCAATTTCTCCGAAAGGTGACAGACTTGCTTTCATCTCGAACAGAGATGATTATTTCGATGTATTCGTGATGAATACAATCGATGGAACAATAGACCAAAAACTTATTAAAGGTCAGCGCACTCCAAATTTCGAGGAACTGCACCTTCTTACGCCGGGTATGTCGTGGTCACCCGACGGAAAATACCTAGCTCTCGCCACTAAAACCGGAGCGCGCGATGCGGTGATCATCATAAATGTTGAGACAGGGAGTGAAGAAAAAATTGAATTCGATCTTGACGGAATATTTTCAATCGACTGGTCACCGATTCAAAAAGATTCAATCCATCAGAGAGGTAAGGTTTCATTCATCGGGATGCAGGAGAACCATTCCGATCTTTTCGTTTACGATCTTGATTTAAAAGAATTAATCAATCTAACGAACGATGTCTTCAGTGACGGCGATCCGTCGTGGTCTGCCGACGGTTCAATCATTTATTTTTCCTCCGATCGTGACGCCGAAATATTTTCCGATCAACAAACAAATAAAATAAATATTTACAAGCCAAATTTCGGTCAAAAAGAAATCTATGCGATAAAAATTCTCACCAGGCAGATCAAGAGAATCACCGATTTACCGAACAGCGATGAAACTTCTCCTTGTGCCTCGCCCGACGGGAATTACCTTTTATTTATTTCCGATCAGAATGGAATCAATAATATTTATACCCAAAACATCAAGAACGACTCCAGTTACGCGATTACTAATTCGCTTAGCGGAGTTTATCAATTATCTCTTTCACGCGACGGCAATAAACTCGCGTTCAGTTCATTATCGAATGCCGGATTCGATTTATTCCTGATGAGAAGTCCGTTTGAACAACCTACTTATTCTTCAGCGCTCGAGCAGACGGAATTCTTCCGCCGCTTAACTGCAAAACCAACCGACATAGAAAAGCAATCAACACGGCAACCGGATATCAAGTTAGCCGATGATGTGATAATCAAACTGGATAGAAAAGATTCTGTAGAAACTTTCGATGTTGAAGGGGGAAAACTTGAACTGAAGAATTATATATTCAACGATATTTACAGAGATCGCGGCGCCAAGATTTCGGATAGTTCCGCTACCCGGGTTATAACAAACAATCTCGATTCTCTCGGACAATTCAGGGTTAATAAATACAAAATTAATTTTTCTCCCGATATAATTTACGGTAATGCCGGTTATAACACATTTTACGGTGTTCAGGGATCAACGATAATGGCATTCAGCGATATGCTGGGCGATCATCAATTTTATCTTCTTCTCGATTTGCAATTTGGTTTGGCAAACAGCAATTACGCCCTTGCTTATTTTTATCTTCCAAAACGAATCGATTATGGTCTGCAGGGATATCATAATGTCGGATTTTTAGATCTCTTCGATAAAACCACCGAGAACTATTATAGGTATCGATTCCGGAATTACGGTTTAACCGGTGTAGCTACTTATCCATTCAATAAGTTTGATAGAGTTGATTTAGGTTTATCATGGATGAATCTCACACGCAACAATTTAAGTTTGGCAGAAGCAGTTGTCCAAAAACGCACACTCATCGTCCCATCGGTGGGTTATGTGCACGATAACAGTTTATGGGGTTTAATTGCACCTGCAAACGGTGAACGCTACGCGATCAACGTTATGGCAAGTCCGAAGATAAATAGTTCATCTCTCGGTTTCGTTTCTGTTACCGCAGATTACAGACGATACATTCGCTTAGGCCGGAATTATACTCTCGCTCTCCGGTTAGCCGGCGGCGGCAGTTTCGGAAAAGATCCCCAGCGTTTCGTTCTCGGCGGAGTATCGAACTGGCTCAACTGGCGTGTTGAGAATAATCAAATTCCGATCACCGAAGCGGAAGATTTTGTTTTCCTCACTTACGGCGTACCATTGCGAGGATATAATTACAATAAAACTGTCGGAACGAAATACGGCATGATGAATACAGAGTTGCGGTTTCCGCTATTCGGATATTTTGCCGCCGGACCGATCCCGGTTTTCTTTCAAAGCTTCAGCGGCGCGTTGTTTTTGGATATTGGCGGCGCGTATAGATGGCGGAAGGATTTTAAAGCTTTCGATAAAGATCTTAATGGCAATACATACATGCGCGATTTATTAGCCGGAACCGGTTACGGTGTTCGTATGATTTTTTTAGGATTTTTATTGAAGATGGACGTTGCATGGAGCTTTAATTTACAGCAGACATCAACTCCGCAATATTATTTTTCGCTGGGCGCCGATATCTGA
- the larE gene encoding ATP-dependent sacrificial sulfur transferase LarE: MNKELENKYNRLKTLLGELGKIVIGFSGGVDSTLLLKIAVDTLGKNALAVIGKSATYPVQEYKEALELIRLIGAEYLEVETEETDNLKFRENPIDRCYYCKSELFSKLHGIAEAQNIPWIADGSIVDDLKDFRPGSRASAEQNVRSPLLESGFTKEDVRELSKHLGLPTWDKPSFACLSSRFPYGFGITKEALSKIDQAEMFLRSLGFRAFRVRHHDEKTARIEILPAEIPLILDADIRNSIIEKLKALGFIYITLDLQGYRTGSMNEILPSEITKK, from the coding sequence ATGAATAAAGAACTTGAAAATAAATACAATCGGTTAAAAACATTATTGGGTGAACTCGGGAAAATTGTCATCGGTTTCTCGGGCGGTGTGGATAGTACATTGTTGTTGAAAATTGCTGTTGATACCTTGGGTAAGAATGCCCTCGCCGTGATCGGGAAATCGGCAACTTATCCTGTGCAAGAATACAAAGAAGCGTTGGAGTTGATACGACTGATCGGCGCGGAATATTTAGAAGTGGAGACGGAGGAAACTGATAATTTAAAATTCCGTGAAAATCCTATTGATCGATGTTATTACTGTAAATCAGAATTGTTTTCTAAGCTTCATGGTATTGCAGAAGCGCAAAACATACCTTGGATCGCAGATGGCTCGATAGTTGATGACTTAAAAGATTTCCGCCCGGGAAGCCGTGCCTCTGCCGAACAAAATGTTAGATCTCCATTGCTGGAATCAGGATTCACAAAAGAGGATGTACGCGAATTATCGAAACACCTTGGTTTACCAACGTGGGATAAGCCGTCGTTCGCCTGTCTTTCATCACGTTTTCCATACGGATTTGGGATTACAAAAGAGGCGCTCAGCAAAATTGATCAGGCAGAAATGTTTTTGCGTTCACTTGGATTTCGTGCGTTCCGGGTTCGGCATCATGATGAGAAAACAGCCCGCATTGAAATCTTACCCGCTGAAATTCCACTCATACTCGATGCAGATATCCGAAATTCAATTATAGAAAAACTGAAAGCGCTGGGATTCATTTACATTACACTCGATCTTCAGGGATATCGCACCGGTTCCATGAATGAAATCCTACCTTCCGAGATAACTAAAAAATAA
- a CDS encoding tetratricopeptide repeat protein translates to MDRLDFENFDDEFDEPRRDDQKTEEEIQKLSEQLKAETSGSTNIEALEEIAYFYFENHKYPEALDYFDSLLEFVPYNSEIWLRRGTILNHLHRFEEALESLDRAQMLNPNDPDICIGYAYALENTGRMEEALNWYDKAIELDEQNYDAMFMKALSLERLDRFDDAIKILKSILHDNPSHKEAIYELGFCYECLDRLDDALSCYNQHIDLDPFNYTAWYNRGIVLNRKNSFIQAIESYDFALALKEDFPSAWYNKGNTYANMGRLHDAVDCYRTTIRYDEADIPAWHNLGNAYEELGMYKLAIKCFTQAIKLDPKHYESYFGRGSCYDSIENYQKSYNDYSTALLLCKNYPEVWHAKADAAYNLGKWREALYSYKMAVRWDPANISAWFDLGETLLEFGYFKEALKAFNKCIELNPNWADPYYDRAKVLFLMRKTFDALESLKRSFQLDPAKKNEFEEEFPGVRSIKEFTHLLEK, encoded by the coding sequence ATGGATCGTTTAGATTTTGAAAACTTTGACGACGAGTTCGATGAACCGCGTCGTGATGATCAGAAGACCGAAGAAGAAATCCAAAAACTCTCCGAACAATTGAAAGCTGAAACAAGCGGATCAACCAACATCGAAGCGTTAGAGGAAATCGCTTATTTCTATTTTGAAAACCATAAATACCCGGAAGCTCTCGATTATTTTGACAGTCTGCTCGAATTTGTTCCGTACAATTCCGAGATCTGGCTTCGGCGCGGAACAATATTAAACCATCTGCATCGTTTTGAGGAAGCGCTGGAATCGCTTGATCGCGCTCAAATGTTGAATCCGAACGATCCCGATATTTGCATCGGTTATGCTTACGCTTTAGAGAATACAGGCCGTATGGAAGAGGCATTAAACTGGTACGATAAAGCGATCGAACTCGATGAACAGAATTACGATGCCATGTTCATGAAAGCATTATCGCTTGAACGGCTCGACCGTTTCGATGATGCCATTAAAATTCTGAAATCGATCCTTCACGATAATCCCTCTCACAAAGAAGCCATCTACGAACTCGGATTTTGTTACGAATGTTTAGACCGTTTGGATGATGCTCTCAGTTGTTACAACCAACATATAGATTTAGATCCGTTCAATTACACAGCGTGGTACAATAGAGGTATCGTGCTGAACCGAAAAAATTCCTTCATCCAGGCGATTGAAAGTTACGATTTTGCACTGGCGCTGAAAGAAGACTTCCCATCTGCCTGGTATAATAAAGGTAATACTTACGCGAATATGGGCAGATTGCACGACGCAGTTGACTGTTACAGAACAACTATCCGATACGACGAAGCTGATATTCCTGCCTGGCACAATTTAGGAAACGCGTACGAAGAATTAGGCATGTACAAACTTGCCATAAAATGTTTCACTCAGGCAATCAAACTCGATCCGAAACATTACGAATCTTACTTCGGCAGGGGAAGCTGTTACGACTCGATAGAAAATTATCAAAAATCATACAACGATTACTCAACGGCATTACTCCTCTGCAAAAATTATCCTGAAGTGTGGCACGCAAAAGCGGATGCAGCTTATAATTTGGGCAAGTGGCGCGAAGCATTGTACAGTTATAAAATGGCAGTGCGCTGGGATCCTGCAAATATAAGCGCATGGTTCGATTTAGGAGAAACACTTCTTGAATTCGGATACTTCAAAGAAGCGCTTAAAGCTTTCAATAAATGTATAGAGTTGAATCCTAACTGGGCTGATCCGTATTACGACAGAGCGAAAGTTCTTTTTCTGATGAGAAAAACTTTCGATGCTCTTGAATCATTAAAGAGATCGTTCCAGCTTGATCCTGCCAAGAAAAACGAATTCGAGGAAGAATTTCCGGGCGTTCGGTCGATCAAAGAATTCACTCACCTTTTAGAAAAATAA
- a CDS encoding YggS family pyridoxal phosphate-dependent enzyme: protein MIADNIKNIRQRIADVCRKNGRNTEEITLIAVSKTVTADLIREAVRSDILDLGENYVQDLRAKKEALNGIPIRWHFIGHLQSNKIKYIADWIYLIHAVDSIELASEISKHARRLSRNINILVEVNTSDEKSKFGISVKDAPDFIRRVAVIENLSVSGLMTMGPFSPDPEESRPGFRQLRQIKESLESEGYRLPILSMGMTNDFEVAIEEGATMLRIGTAIFGERK from the coding sequence ATGATCGCAGATAATATTAAAAATATCAGGCAACGTATCGCCGATGTATGCCGGAAAAATGGTCGGAATACAGAAGAAATTACGTTAATTGCCGTTTCAAAAACGGTAACTGCAGATTTGATACGAGAAGCGGTTCGTTCTGACATACTTGATCTCGGAGAAAATTATGTTCAGGATTTGCGTGCGAAAAAAGAAGCGCTGAACGGTATTCCAATTCGCTGGCATTTCATCGGGCATTTACAATCGAATAAAATAAAATATATCGCGGATTGGATCTACCTGATTCACGCGGTAGATTCGATTGAGTTGGCATCTGAAATTTCCAAACATGCTCGAAGATTATCCAGGAATATCAATATTCTCGTCGAAGTCAACACGAGCGATGAGAAATCTAAATTCGGTATATCGGTTAAAGATGCGCCCGATTTTATTCGAAGAGTTGCAGTTATCGAAAATCTGTCTGTTTCCGGATTGATGACGATGGGACCTTTTTCACCGGATCCCGAAGAATCTAGACCGGGATTCAGGCAGCTAAGACAGATCAAAGAATCGCTCGAATCGGAAGGTTATCGGCTCCCGATACTTTCTATGGGTATGACGAACGATTTTGAAGTGGCGATTGAAGAAGGTGCTACCATGCTGCGTATTGGCACGGCAATTTTTGGTGAAAGAAAATAA
- a CDS encoding DivIVA domain-containing protein: MNISVSEIRSHKFNTKLSGFDKAEVSAFLSKIADEMNELNKINGKLSEKVIELETRLKDYQTIEKALQQTLMQGQETAGKTVEIARKEAQLILQEAEVKASQILDKARTELTSTKEQITILKAKKDSIVSRMRMLLNSELELIKALEFDEKIGGGIEMEAKSPTVEKSAEIDEIIKQIG; encoded by the coding sequence ATGAATATCTCGGTTTCGGAAATACGATCTCATAAATTCAATACGAAGCTTTCTGGTTTTGATAAAGCGGAAGTGTCTGCGTTTCTTTCTAAGATCGCGGATGAAATGAACGAGCTGAATAAAATTAACGGCAAGCTCTCTGAGAAAGTTATCGAGCTTGAGACGAGATTGAAAGATTACCAGACGATTGAGAAAGCATTGCAGCAAACATTGATGCAAGGGCAGGAGACTGCCGGAAAAACCGTTGAGATAGCACGCAAGGAAGCACAGTTGATATTACAGGAAGCGGAAGTTAAGGCATCGCAAATTCTTGATAAAGCTCGAACTGAACTCACTTCAACCAAAGAACAAATAACAATTCTTAAAGCGAAGAAAGATTCAATCGTTAGCCGGATGAGAATGCTTCTCAACTCGGAACTTGAGTTGATCAAGGCACTGGAGTTTGATGAGAAAATCGGCGGTGGAATTGAGATGGAAGCAAAATCCCCGACTGTTGAAAAGTCGGCTGAAATCGATGAGATAATAAAACAGATAGGTTGA
- a CDS encoding purine-nucleoside phosphorylase — translation MTLLEQVQESISYIRKHTKMRPEIGIILGTGLGGLVREIRKEIVLDYDEIPHFPISTVESHHGKLIFGTLAGRKVVAMQGRFHFYEGYTLQNVTYPVRVMSHKVGLGVKTLLISNAAGGMNPEFKRGDLMIIDDHINMQGDNPLIGANVDELGPRFPDMSEPYSKELISLADKVARDLRIKVKHGVFVAVQGPNLETRAEYRMLRNIGADAVGMSTVPENIIANHMGMRSFGISIITDECFPDTLEPVSVDEIIKIANKAEPKLTKLMKELVRRI, via the coding sequence ATGACGTTATTAGAGCAAGTGCAAGAATCTATTTCGTATATCAGGAAGCATACCAAAATGCGTCCCGAGATCGGAATTATACTCGGAACCGGTTTGGGCGGATTGGTTAGAGAAATCCGCAAGGAAATCGTTTTGGATTATGATGAAATACCGCACTTCCCGATTTCGACTGTGGAATCGCATCACGGGAAATTAATTTTTGGAACACTCGCCGGACGTAAAGTTGTTGCAATGCAGGGACGATTTCATTTTTATGAAGGATACACGTTGCAGAACGTAACGTATCCTGTGCGTGTTATGTCTCATAAAGTAGGTTTAGGCGTTAAGACATTATTGATATCGAATGCGGCCGGAGGTATGAATCCCGAATTCAAACGCGGCGACCTGATGATTATAGATGATCATATAAATATGCAGGGTGATAATCCTTTGATCGGCGCTAACGTGGATGAATTAGGTCCGCGTTTCCCCGATATGTCTGAACCGTACAGCAAAGAATTAATTTCACTCGCCGATAAAGTTGCGCGCGATCTGAGAATAAAAGTGAAACATGGTGTCTTTGTCGCGGTTCAGGGACCAAATCTTGAAACCCGCGCCGAATACAGAATGCTCAGAAACATTGGAGCAGACGCGGTTGGCATGTCTACAGTTCCGGAAAATATTATTGCGAATCATATGGGAATGCGATCTTTCGGTATCTCAATAATAACGGACGAATGCTTCCCCGACACGCTCGAACCGGTTTCGGTAGATGAGATAATTAAGATAGCCAATAAAGCTGAACCGAAGCTGACGAAGCTGATGAAGGAACTTGTCAGACGAATTTAA
- a CDS encoding DUF2905 domain-containing protein produces MLQPFGKILILFGFIIIGIGVLLLFVDKIPLIGKLPGDINIKKDNYRIFIPITTSILISIIISGIF; encoded by the coding sequence ATGCTTCAACCCTTTGGAAAAATTTTAATCCTTTTCGGATTCATAATCATCGGAATAGGAGTGCTGCTTCTTTTTGTAGATAAAATTCCATTAATAGGAAAATTACCCGGTGATATAAACATCAAGAAAGATAATTACCGGATTTTTATTCCAATAACAACGAGCATTTTAATTAGTATCATTATAAGCGGCATTTTCTGA
- a CDS encoding isoleucine--tRNA ligase, which yields MFKELTDKINYSAIEIEILNFWKENKIFEKSVTEREGKSGFTFYEGPPTANGRPGIHHVMSRTLKDLVCRYKTMRGFQVHRKAGWDTHGLPVEIEVEKMLGFKHKDEIVKYGVSKFNEECKKSVWKYLGEWEKMTERMGYWVNLDDPYITFKNEYIESIWWALKQYYDKGLIYKGFKIQPYCPRCETPLSSHEVSLGYQDVKDPSIYVKMKVKGEENTFFLVWTTTPWTLISNVALAVNPNVEYVKIEHKGEKLILAEARLGVLEGEYTVLEKFKGNTIVGKEYERLYSYHSVNEKAWYVIEGDFVTTDDGSGIVHIAPAYGEDDYQVSRKYGLPAIHPVNKSGEFGDEVTEFANKFVKEADPEIIYNLKQRHLLYKKEMITHSYPHCWRCKTPLLYYARESWYIATTKYAARMVELNKTINWFPPEVGEGRFGNWLEENKDWSLSRDRFWGTPLPIWMCEECNAQKCVGSIAELKQGNNLSEPVDLHKPFVDDVTFNCSCGGTMKRTPELIDVWFDSGAMPFAQWHYPFENKELIDSGEQHPADFICEGVDQTRGWFYSLHSISTFLFDKPAYKNILVNDLILDNEGQKMSKSKGNTVDPFKIIEKYGADTTRWYLVATSPPWRPTLFDEEGLVEVQRKFFGTLLNTYAFFSLYANIDKFDYSGPQIPLAERQEIDRWIISALNTLIKNYDVAMDGYDVTKAARAISDFTIDQLSNWYVRRNRRRFWKNEMGSDKLAAYQTLYECLVVITKLMAPFAPFTAEELFKNLNSVTKKEKEISVHLSQIPIVNEDAVDLDLEARMEKAERIVSLVRAIRNKSNLKVRQPLARLIIPVFNEKDKEVVSKMEDVILDEINVKKIEYVSDDSGIVHKSIKPNFKSLGPKHGKSVQPVAAAIRNFGTAEIKEIEQKGSITINLNGGGTVIARDDVEIIHEDIKGWVVESDSNTTVALDIELTDELINEGIAREFVNRVQNMRKDAGFDVTDRIRLRVKPTEKLRSALSGMNEYIQNETLAVEIGEEVKADEFSAEQDINGEICSITIERVS from the coding sequence GTGTTTAAAGAACTTACAGATAAAATAAATTACTCCGCAATTGAAATCGAAATTTTAAATTTCTGGAAGGAAAATAAAATATTCGAGAAAAGTGTAACAGAGCGTGAAGGCAAATCGGGTTTCACTTTTTATGAAGGACCACCGACCGCTAACGGACGTCCCGGTATTCACCATGTAATGAGTCGCACGCTGAAAGATTTAGTTTGCCGTTACAAAACTATGCGCGGATTTCAAGTTCACCGAAAAGCAGGGTGGGATACGCACGGACTTCCCGTCGAAATCGAAGTTGAAAAAATGCTCGGCTTCAAACACAAAGATGAAATTGTGAAATACGGTGTCTCTAAGTTCAACGAAGAATGTAAAAAATCTGTCTGGAAATATTTGGGTGAATGGGAAAAAATGACCGAGCGGATGGGTTATTGGGTAAACCTCGACGATCCGTACATCACTTTCAAAAACGAATATATCGAATCGATCTGGTGGGCGCTGAAACAATATTACGATAAGGGATTGATCTACAAAGGATTTAAAATCCAGCCGTACTGCCCGCGCTGCGAAACTCCGCTTTCTTCTCACGAAGTTTCTTTGGGATATCAAGACGTAAAGGATCCGAGCATCTATGTGAAGATGAAAGTGAAGGGGGAAGAGAACACTTTCTTCCTCGTCTGGACTACAACACCGTGGACACTGATTTCGAATGTCGCTTTAGCTGTCAATCCGAATGTCGAATATGTTAAGATCGAACATAAAGGAGAAAAATTAATTCTTGCCGAAGCACGCCTCGGTGTCCTTGAAGGTGAATATACTGTGCTCGAAAAATTCAAAGGAAACACAATCGTCGGTAAAGAATATGAACGTTTGTACAGCTATCATTCTGTAAACGAGAAGGCCTGGTATGTTATTGAAGGCGACTTCGTAACAACCGACGATGGTTCAGGAATTGTTCACATCGCGCCGGCGTACGGTGAAGATGATTATCAGGTCTCGCGCAAATACGGTTTGCCAGCAATTCACCCGGTGAATAAGAGCGGTGAGTTCGGAGATGAGGTGACCGAGTTTGCGAATAAATTTGTAAAAGAAGCAGATCCCGAAATCATTTATAATCTTAAACAGCGTCATCTTCTTTATAAAAAAGAGATGATCACTCACAGCTATCCTCATTGCTGGAGATGTAAAACACCTCTTCTTTATTACGCGCGCGAATCGTGGTACATTGCCACAACGAAATACGCAGCGAGAATGGTTGAACTAAACAAAACCATCAACTGGTTTCCACCCGAAGTAGGTGAGGGACGATTCGGTAACTGGCTGGAAGAAAATAAAGATTGGTCTCTATCGCGTGATAGATTTTGGGGAACACCGTTGCCTATCTGGATGTGTGAAGAATGTAACGCTCAGAAATGTGTCGGGAGTATCGCCGAATTGAAGCAGGGAAACAACCTGAGCGAGCCGGTTGATTTACACAAACCTTTCGTTGACGATGTTACATTCAATTGCAGTTGCGGCGGGACGATGAAACGCACGCCGGAACTGATCGATGTCTGGTTCGATTCGGGCGCTATGCCGTTCGCGCAGTGGCATTATCCTTTCGAGAATAAAGAATTGATCGATTCCGGCGAACAGCATCCGGCAGATTTCATTTGTGAAGGTGTTGACCAAACGCGCGGATGGTTTTATTCGCTTCATTCGATCAGCACATTTTTATTCGATAAACCTGCATATAAAAATATTTTGGTGAACGATTTGATCCTCGATAACGAGGGGCAAAAGATGTCGAAGTCGAAAGGGAATACTGTCGATCCATTCAAGATTATCGAAAAATACGGTGCCGATACAACTCGCTGGTATTTAGTGGCAACAAGTCCACCTTGGAGACCAACTTTATTTGATGAAGAAGGATTGGTCGAAGTTCAGCGAAAATTTTTCGGCACATTGCTGAACACTTATGCTTTCTTCTCTCTTTACGCGAACATAGATAAATTCGATTACAGCGGACCGCAGATACCTTTGGCAGAGAGGCAGGAAATCGACCGTTGGATAATCTCAGCGTTGAACACGTTGATTAAAAATTATGATGTAGCGATGGATGGTTACGATGTAACAAAAGCTGCGCGGGCGATCAGCGATTTCACAATCGACCAGCTTTCGAATTGGTACGTGAGAAGAAACAGACGTCGTTTCTGGAAAAACGAAATGGGATCCGATAAGCTCGCCGCGTATCAAACATTGTACGAGTGTTTGGTGGTAATAACCAAATTGATGGCACCGTTTGCACCGTTTACGGCAGAAGAATTATTCAAGAATCTTAATTCGGTGACAAAAAAGGAGAAAGAAATTTCGGTGCATCTTTCTCAAATACCAATCGTAAATGAAGATGCTGTCGATCTGGATCTTGAAGCTCGGATGGAAAAAGCGGAACGGATCGTTTCTCTCGTAAGAGCGATTAGAAACAAATCTAATCTGAAAGTCAGGCAGCCGCTTGCACGTTTAATCATCCCGGTCTTCAACGAAAAAGACAAAGAGGTCGTCAGTAAAATGGAAGACGTAATCTTGGACGAAATAAACGTGAAGAAAATTGAGTACGTAAGCGACGATTCGGGGATAGTTCATAAATCAATAAAACCGAATTTCAAATCGCTCGGACCCAAGCATGGTAAATCGGTGCAGCCGGTTGCCGCGGCGATTCGCAATTTTGGAACAGCCGAGATCAAAGAGATCGAACAAAAAGGAAGTATCACTATCAACCTGAACGGCGGTGGAACCGTAATCGCGCGAGATGATGTTGAAATTATTCATGAAGATATCAAGGGCTGGGTTGTCGAATCGGATTCGAACACAACGGTCGCGCTCGATATCGAATTGACCGATGAACTTATTAATGAAGGAATTGCCCGTGAGTTTGTGAATCGGGTTCAGAATATGCGCAAAGACGCAGGGTTTGATGTTACAGACAGAATTCGCCTCAGAGTAAAACCGACCGAAAAACTTCGGTCAGCACTTTCTGGAATGAATGAATATATACAAAACGAAACGCTCGCCGTTGAAATCGGTGAAGAAGTGAAAGCGGATGAATTCAGCGCTGAACAAGATATCAACGGTGAAATTTGCTCAATCACTATAGAAAGAGTATCTTAG